In Musa acuminata AAA Group cultivar baxijiao chromosome BXJ3-9, Cavendish_Baxijiao_AAA, whole genome shotgun sequence, a single genomic region encodes these proteins:
- the LOC135586416 gene encoding casein kinase 1-like protein HD16 isoform X2, whose product MPELRSRVRRGRAQATPAVQAERPNERRRRAARNQQPVDENPPVARSAEPQEEIRLAEGGGEVGGVVGEVNLEGIGERRMDEYDSGARSADKLLPRGEDEGSAAPLPVQVGSSPVYKIERKLGKGGFGQVYVGRRVSATNANDRITGSGAVEVALKFEHRSSKGCNYGPPYEWQVYNTLGGIHGVPRVHYKGRQGDYYIMVMDMLGPSLWDVWNSNSHSMSVEMVACIGTEAISILEKMHSKGYVHGDVKPENFLLGPPGTLEEKKLFLVDLGLATKWKDSATGLHVEYDQRPDVFRGTVRYASAHAHLGRTASRRDDLESLAYTLIFLLRGRLPWQGYQGENKGFLVCKKKMATSPETLCCFSPQPFKQFVEYVVNLKFDEKPDYAKCISLFDDIVGPNPDIRPINTDGAQKLIYQVGQKRGRLMMEEEGDEQPKKKIRMGMPATQWISVYNARRPMKQRYHYNVADVRLAQHIEKGNEDSLFISCVASCSNLWALIMDAGTGFTSQVYEMSPNFLHKEWIMEQWDKNYYITALAGTNSGSSLVVMSKGTQYVQQSYKVSESFPFKWINKKWREGFYVTTMATAGSRWGVVMSRNAGFLDQVVELDFLYPSEGIHRRWDGGFRITATAATLDQAAFVLSVPRRKPADETQETLRTSAFPSQHAKEKWAKNLYIASVCYGRTVS is encoded by the exons ATGCCTGAGCTCCGTAGCAGAGTGCGCAGGGGCCGGGCGCAGGCGACCCCAGCAGTCCAGGCTGAGCGACCGAATGAGAGGAGGCGGCGGGCGGCGAGGAACCAGCAGCCGGTGGATGAGAACCCGCCAGTGGCGAGGTCTGCCGAGCCGCAGGAGGAGATCAGGCTTGCGGAGGGTGGCGGCGAGGTCGGGGGGGTTGTCGGGGAGGTGAATCTTGAAGGGATCGGCGAGAGAAGGATGGATGAATATGATAGTGGGGCGAGGAGCGCCGACAAACTTCTCCCCCGTGGCGAGGACGAGGGGAGCGCCGCTCCCCTTCCG GTCCAGGTTGGCAGTTCACCAGTATACAAAATTGAAAGAAAACTAGGGAAAGGAGGATTTGGGCAAGTTTATGTAGGTCGCCGTGTTTCAGCTACTAATGCAAATGATAGAATTACTGGTTCTGGTGCTGTAGAG GTAGCATTAAAATTTGAGCATAGGAGCAGTAAAGGCTGCAACTATGGGCCCCCTTATGAATGGCAAGTGTACAA CACACTTGGTGGTATTCATGGGGTACCACGAGTTCACTATAAGGGTCGCCAAGGGGATTATTATATCATG GTTATGGATATGCTGGGGCCTAGTCTATGGGATGTATGGAATAGCAATTCACATTC AATGTCAGTTGAAATGGTTGCATGTATTGGCACTGAAGCGATTTCTATACTGGAGAAGATGCATTCTAAAGG ATACGTACATGGGGATGTAAAGCCTGAGAATTTCTTACTTGGGCCACCTGGGACTCTTGAGGAGAAGAAACTGTTTCTTGTTGATCTTGGTTTAG CCACCAAGTGGAAGGATAGTGCGACAGGGCTGCATGTGGAATATGATCAGAGGCCAGACGTTTTCAG AGGGACAGTTCGCTATGCCAGTGCTCATGCTCACCTAGGAAGGACAGCAAGCAGGAGAGATGATTTAGAATCCCTGGCATATACATTAATCTTTCTTCTCCGAGGTCGTCTACCTTGGCAAGGATACCAG GGAGAGAACAAGGGCTTCCTTGTGTGCAAGAAGAAGATGGCTACATCTCCAGAGACTCTGTGTTGCTTCTCTCCCCAGCCATTCAAACAGTTTGTTGAGTACGTGGTCAACTTGAAGTTTGATGAAAAACCTGACTACGCAAAATGCATTTCCCTTTTTGACGACATAGTAGGACCTAATCCAGATATCAGACCCATTAACACTGATGGAGCTCAAAAG CTTATATACCAGGTAGGTCAAAAGAGAGGTCGTCTGATGATGGAAGAAGAGGGTGatgaacaaccaaagaagaagatcaGAATGGGAATGCCTGCAACACAGTGGATCAGCGTCTATAATGCTCGGAGACCTATGAAGCAAAG GTACCATTACAATGTTGCCGATGTAAGGCTTGCACAGCATATTGAGAAAGGGAATGAAGATAGTTTATTCATTAGTTGTGTTGCATCTTGTTCAAATCTTTGGGCACTTATCATGGACGCAGGCACTGGTTTCACTTCTCAAGTTTATGAAATGTCTCCAAATTTTCTTCACAAA GAATGGATAATGGAACAGTGGGATAAGAACTATTATATTACTGCATTAGCAGGGACAAACAGTGGTAGCTCTTTAGTCGTAATGTCTAAAG GCACACAGTATGTACAACAGTCTTATAAAGTTAGCGAGTCATTTCCTTTCAAGTGGATAAACAAAAAATGGCGTGAAGGTTTCTATGTCACCACAATGGCAACTGCTGGAAGTAGATGGGGAGTTGTCATGTCCCGAAATGCTGGCTTCTTGGATCAG GTTGTCGAACTTGACTTTTTGTACCCTAGTGAAGGCATTCATCGAAGGTGGGATGGCGGTTTTCGCATAACTGCTACTGCTGCAACATTGGACCAAGCTGCCTTTGTTCTTAGTGTACCCAGAAGAAAGCCTGCAGATGAGACACAAGAGACACTTAGAACATCTGCTTTTCCTAGTCAACATGCGAAG GAGAAATGGGCAAAAAATCTTTACATAGCCTCTGTCTGTTATGGCCGCACAGTTTCATGA
- the LOC135648962 gene encoding pentatricopeptide repeat-containing protein At1g77170, mitochondrial-like — protein sequence MRSLQPLFSRLATATATETNLPSSSPSHLHFSRSLFSSEQCLGDPAAEAAARLESCADPEDLAQTHAHVLRAHLLRAPFHWNALMRCYLRLVRPRTSLLLYAQMSRSGTVPDCYTLPLALKAVALLFALPAGGQLHCTAVKLGLENHEFTESGLISLYAKAGVFDSAMKVFDQNAQRKLGSWNAVISGLAQGGRLAEAVDMFVELRRSGLVPDDVTMVSVASACGGLGDLGLAQQVHKCLLQAGRSGRLDVMLSNSLVDMYAKCGRTDLAYKVFSRMASRDVSSWTAMIMGLAMHGEEVAALDFFRVMQQEGVRANQVTFVGLLSACAHGGLVEEGMNYLEAMAEEYSLEPTVAHYGCVVDMLGRVGRLVEARAVVERMPMEANVVIWGTLLGACEKHVNVEVGEWAARNLLELEPWNDGVYVVLSNIYAAAKKWGEVERVRRLMWERRVAKAPGHSSATVSA from the coding sequence ATGCGCTCCCTCCAACCTCTCTTCTCTCGtctcgccaccgccaccgccaccgagaCCAACCttccctcttcctctccctcgCATCTCCACTTTTCCCGCTCTCTCTTCTCCTCCGAGCAATGTCTTGGCGATCCTGCCGCGGAGGCGGCAGCCCGTCTCGAGTCCTGCGCGGACCCGGAGGATCTGGCGCAGACGCACGCCCACGTCCTCCGCGCCCACCTCCTCCGCGCTCCCTTCCACTGGAACGCCCTCATGCGGTGTTATCTCCGCCTCGTCCGCCCCCGCACGTCTCTCCTGCTATACGCCCAAATGTCCCGCTCCGGCACCGTGCCCGACTGCTACACCCTCCCGCTCGCCCTCAAGGCCGTCGCCCTTCTATTCGCCCTCCCTGCCGGCGGACAGCTCCACTGCACCGCTGTCAAGCTCGGACTCGAGAACCACGAGTTTACCGAGAGCGGTCTCATTAGCCTCTACGCCAAGGCCGGCGTGTTCGACTCGGCGATGAAGGTGTTCGACCAAAACGCGCAGAGAAAGCTTGGGTCGTGGAATGCCGTCATAAGCGGACTCGCGCAGGGCGGTCGATTGGCGGAAGCAGTTGATATGTTCGTAGAGCTACGAAGAAGTGGGCTCGTGCCGGATGACGTGACGATGGTCAGCGTGGCCTCGGCCTGCGGTGGGTTAGGTGACCTCGGTCTGGCGCAGCAAGTGCACAAGTGTCTCCTGCAGGCAGGGCGGTCAGGGAGGTTAGACGTGATGCTCTCGAATTCGTTGGTGGATATGTATGCCAAATGCGGGAGGACGGACCTCGCGTACAAGGTGTTCTCGAGAATGGCGAGCCGGGATGTCTCGTCCTGGACAGCAATGATCATGGGCCTGGCGATGCATGGTGAGGAAGTCGCTGCACTGGACTTCTTCCGGGTGATGCAGCAGGAAGGAGTGCGGGCGAACCAGGTGACGTTCGTTGGTTTGCTGAGTGCGTGTGCGCATGGGGGATTGGTGGAAGAGGGCATGAACTACCTGGAGGCAATGGCTGAGGAGTACAGTTTGGAGCCTACGGTGGCACATTATGGGTGTGTGGTGGATATGCTGGGTAGGGTGGGGCGACTGGTGGAGGCAAGAGCCGTGGTGGAGAGGATGCCAATGGAGGCAAATGTGGTGATATGGGGGACATTGCTGGGTGCCTGTGAGAAGCATGTTAATGTGGAGGTCGGCGAGTGGGCAGCGAGGAACCTGTTGGAGCTGGAGCCATGGAACGATGGGGTGTATGTAGTGCTGTCGAACATTTATGCAGCGGCAAAGAAGTGGGGGGAGGTAGAGAGAGTTAGAAGGTTGATGTGGGAGAGAAGAGTTGCCAAAGCCCCAGGACACAGCTCGGCTACAGTTTCAGCTTGA
- the LOC135649755 gene encoding UDP-glucose 4-epimerase GEPI48-like has translation MAVRDHLRVYIPSSLAPGSQYRSLVSSHLCSPPTRSAFLSSVIESSLIRLRRSADPMPSPPAVARTILVTGGAGYIGSHTVLQLLKGGFRTVVVDNLDNSSEVAVERVRELAGEFGKNLVFHRVDLRDREALENVFSSTTFDAVIHFAGLKAVGESVKKPLMYYNNNLIGTINLFEVMVAYGCKKLVFSSSATVYGWPKEVPCTEEVPLCAMNPYGRTKLMTEDICRDICQGDNDWDIILLRYFNPVGAHPSGCIGEDPQGIPNNLMPFVQQVAVGRRPALTVFGNDYSTKDGTGVRDYIHVIDLADGHIAALQKLFEGSHIGCEAYNLGSGKGTSVLEMVAAFEKASGKKIPLVMAERRPGDAETVYASIAKAEKDLHWKAKYDIEEMCRDQWNWASKNPWGYKSPETTNDKHLTCGSPETINGKLPTYALPKIANGRLCTTGSLGNSNGKHHIYGAPKIATGKHPTFGSSETGNVHASNRLPRTTNGKHHSYGSLETVNGVHPTYRSFQIANGEYPTLE, from the exons ATGGCGGTTAGGGATCATCTGCGGGTATATATTCCTTCCTCCCTCGCTCCGGGATCCCAATACCGCTCCCTAGTCTCTTCTCACCTCTGTTCTCCCCCCACTCGCTCGGCGTTCCTTTCTTCAGTCATCGAGAGTTCCTTGATTCGCCTTCGTCGTTCCGCCGATCCGATGCCTTCGCCACCGGCCGTGGCGCGTACCATTTTGGTCACCGGTGGCGCCGGATACATTGGCAGCCACACGGTTCTGCAGCTCCTCAAAGGGGGCTTCCGAACCGTGGTGGTGGACAACCTCGATAACTCCTCGGAAGTCGCCGTCGAGCGGGTCAGAGAGCTTGCGGGGGAGTTCGGCAAGAACCTCGTCTTCCACAGG GTTGATCTTCGAGACAGGGAAGCACTTGAAAATGTTTTTTCTTCAACTac GTTTGATGCGGTCATACACTTTGCTGGACTTAAGGCTGTTGGTGAAAGTGTCAAAAAACCTTTAATGTATTACAATAACAACCTCATTGGTACAATAAATCTCTTCGAAGTAATGGTTGCATATGGATGTAAAAAG CTGGTTTTCTCCTCATCAGCCACTGTTTATGGGTGGCCCAAGGAAGTACCCTGTACAGAAGAAGTTCCTCTATGTGCAATGAACCCATATGGACGAACGAAG CTTATGACTGAAGATATCTGTCGTGATATCTGCCAAGGTGACAATGATTGGGATATAATACTATTAAGATATTTCAATCCTGTTGGAGCTCATCCTAGTGGATGCATTGGTGAAGATCCTCAGGGAATTCCCAATAACCTCATGCCTTTTGTACAACAAGTAGCTGTTGGTAGGAGGCCTGCCCTGACAGTATTTGGAAATGACTATTCAACCAAGGATGGGACAGGG GTAAGGGATTACATTCATGTAATTGATTTAGCGGATGGACATATTGCAGCTTTGCAGAAGCTCTTTGAAGGTTCTCATATAG GCTGTGAAGCCTATAATCTAGGAAGTGGGAAGGGAACATCTGTTTTGGAAATGGTGGCAGCATTCGAGAAGGCTTCTGGGAAG AAAATCCCTTTGGTCATGGCTGAAAGGCGACCTGGTGATGCTGAAACTGTTTACGCATCCATCGCCAAAGCAGAGAAGGATCTACATTGGAA GGCAAAGTATGATATTGAAGAGATGTGTCGAGATCAATGGAACTGGGCTAGCAAAAATCCTTGGGGATACAAATCGCCTGAGACTACTAATGATAAGCATCTTACTTGTGGATCTCCTGAAACTATTAATGGGAAGCTCCCTACTTATGCGTTGCCCAAGATTGCTAACGGAAGGCTCTGTACTACTGGGTCATTGGGCAATTCCAATGGAAAGCATCATATTTATGGAGCACCTAAGATTGCTACTGGAAAGCATCCTACTTTCGGGTCGTCTGAGACTGGCAATGTGCATGCTTCTAATAGATTGCCTCGGACTACCAATGGGAAGCATCATTCTTATGGATCACTTGAGACTGTGAATGGAGTTCACCCTACTTATCGATCATTTCAGATTGCCAATGGAGAGTACCCTACACTAGAATAA
- the LOC135586416 gene encoding casein kinase 1-like protein HD16 isoform X1, translated as MPELRSRVRRGRAQATPAVQAERPNERRRRAARNQQPVDENPPVARSAEPQEEIRLAEGGGEVGGVVGEVNLEGIGERRMDEYDSGARSADKLLPRGEDEGSAAPLPVKVQVGSSPVYKIERKLGKGGFGQVYVGRRVSATNANDRITGSGAVEVALKFEHRSSKGCNYGPPYEWQVYNTLGGIHGVPRVHYKGRQGDYYIMVMDMLGPSLWDVWNSNSHSMSVEMVACIGTEAISILEKMHSKGYVHGDVKPENFLLGPPGTLEEKKLFLVDLGLATKWKDSATGLHVEYDQRPDVFRGTVRYASAHAHLGRTASRRDDLESLAYTLIFLLRGRLPWQGYQGENKGFLVCKKKMATSPETLCCFSPQPFKQFVEYVVNLKFDEKPDYAKCISLFDDIVGPNPDIRPINTDGAQKLIYQVGQKRGRLMMEEEGDEQPKKKIRMGMPATQWISVYNARRPMKQRYHYNVADVRLAQHIEKGNEDSLFISCVASCSNLWALIMDAGTGFTSQVYEMSPNFLHKEWIMEQWDKNYYITALAGTNSGSSLVVMSKGTQYVQQSYKVSESFPFKWINKKWREGFYVTTMATAGSRWGVVMSRNAGFLDQVVELDFLYPSEGIHRRWDGGFRITATAATLDQAAFVLSVPRRKPADETQETLRTSAFPSQHAKEKWAKNLYIASVCYGRTVS; from the exons ATGCCTGAGCTCCGTAGCAGAGTGCGCAGGGGCCGGGCGCAGGCGACCCCAGCAGTCCAGGCTGAGCGACCGAATGAGAGGAGGCGGCGGGCGGCGAGGAACCAGCAGCCGGTGGATGAGAACCCGCCAGTGGCGAGGTCTGCCGAGCCGCAGGAGGAGATCAGGCTTGCGGAGGGTGGCGGCGAGGTCGGGGGGGTTGTCGGGGAGGTGAATCTTGAAGGGATCGGCGAGAGAAGGATGGATGAATATGATAGTGGGGCGAGGAGCGCCGACAAACTTCTCCCCCGTGGCGAGGACGAGGGGAGCGCCGCTCCCCTTCCGGTAAAG GTCCAGGTTGGCAGTTCACCAGTATACAAAATTGAAAGAAAACTAGGGAAAGGAGGATTTGGGCAAGTTTATGTAGGTCGCCGTGTTTCAGCTACTAATGCAAATGATAGAATTACTGGTTCTGGTGCTGTAGAG GTAGCATTAAAATTTGAGCATAGGAGCAGTAAAGGCTGCAACTATGGGCCCCCTTATGAATGGCAAGTGTACAA CACACTTGGTGGTATTCATGGGGTACCACGAGTTCACTATAAGGGTCGCCAAGGGGATTATTATATCATG GTTATGGATATGCTGGGGCCTAGTCTATGGGATGTATGGAATAGCAATTCACATTC AATGTCAGTTGAAATGGTTGCATGTATTGGCACTGAAGCGATTTCTATACTGGAGAAGATGCATTCTAAAGG ATACGTACATGGGGATGTAAAGCCTGAGAATTTCTTACTTGGGCCACCTGGGACTCTTGAGGAGAAGAAACTGTTTCTTGTTGATCTTGGTTTAG CCACCAAGTGGAAGGATAGTGCGACAGGGCTGCATGTGGAATATGATCAGAGGCCAGACGTTTTCAG AGGGACAGTTCGCTATGCCAGTGCTCATGCTCACCTAGGAAGGACAGCAAGCAGGAGAGATGATTTAGAATCCCTGGCATATACATTAATCTTTCTTCTCCGAGGTCGTCTACCTTGGCAAGGATACCAG GGAGAGAACAAGGGCTTCCTTGTGTGCAAGAAGAAGATGGCTACATCTCCAGAGACTCTGTGTTGCTTCTCTCCCCAGCCATTCAAACAGTTTGTTGAGTACGTGGTCAACTTGAAGTTTGATGAAAAACCTGACTACGCAAAATGCATTTCCCTTTTTGACGACATAGTAGGACCTAATCCAGATATCAGACCCATTAACACTGATGGAGCTCAAAAG CTTATATACCAGGTAGGTCAAAAGAGAGGTCGTCTGATGATGGAAGAAGAGGGTGatgaacaaccaaagaagaagatcaGAATGGGAATGCCTGCAACACAGTGGATCAGCGTCTATAATGCTCGGAGACCTATGAAGCAAAG GTACCATTACAATGTTGCCGATGTAAGGCTTGCACAGCATATTGAGAAAGGGAATGAAGATAGTTTATTCATTAGTTGTGTTGCATCTTGTTCAAATCTTTGGGCACTTATCATGGACGCAGGCACTGGTTTCACTTCTCAAGTTTATGAAATGTCTCCAAATTTTCTTCACAAA GAATGGATAATGGAACAGTGGGATAAGAACTATTATATTACTGCATTAGCAGGGACAAACAGTGGTAGCTCTTTAGTCGTAATGTCTAAAG GCACACAGTATGTACAACAGTCTTATAAAGTTAGCGAGTCATTTCCTTTCAAGTGGATAAACAAAAAATGGCGTGAAGGTTTCTATGTCACCACAATGGCAACTGCTGGAAGTAGATGGGGAGTTGTCATGTCCCGAAATGCTGGCTTCTTGGATCAG GTTGTCGAACTTGACTTTTTGTACCCTAGTGAAGGCATTCATCGAAGGTGGGATGGCGGTTTTCGCATAACTGCTACTGCTGCAACATTGGACCAAGCTGCCTTTGTTCTTAGTGTACCCAGAAGAAAGCCTGCAGATGAGACACAAGAGACACTTAGAACATCTGCTTTTCCTAGTCAACATGCGAAG GAGAAATGGGCAAAAAATCTTTACATAGCCTCTGTCTGTTATGGCCGCACAGTTTCATGA
- the LOC135648963 gene encoding lachrymatory-factor synthase-like, with protein sequence METIAQPKSGWEGKVTARIRAATPEQAWSLLKGFCSLHRWVPSVRTCHKLEGVDGQPGCVRYCGGPLNRSDPTQPTGWSKERLLAVDPAGRSYTYEIVETNKGFARYRATFAVAPDPGCAAEGCSLVWSFAADPVKGWTQQEFVAYLEKLAQGVAERVEAEIGLGVASAEG encoded by the coding sequence ATGGAGACAATAGCACAACCCAAGTCGGGATGGGAGGGCAAGGTGACGGCCAGAATCCGCGCCGCGACGCCCGAGCAGGCCTGGTCCCTCCTCAAGGGCTTCTGCAGCCTCCACCGGTGGGTTCCCTCCGTCCGCACCTGCCACAAGCTGGAGGGCGTCGACGGCCAGCCCGGCTGCGTGCGCTACTGCGGCGGACCCCTCAACCGCTCCGACCCCACCCAGCCCACGGGGTGGTCCAAGGAGCGGCTCCTCGCCGTGGACCCCGCCGGCCGCTCCTACACCTACGAGATCGTGGAGACCAACAAGGGCTTCGCCCGGTACCGCGCCACGTTCGCGGTCGCCCCCGACCCGGGCTGCGCCGCCGAGGGGTGCAGCCTCGTGTGGTCCTTCGCCGCGGACCCGGTGAAAGGATGGACCCAGCAAGAGTTCGTCGCGTATCTGGAAAAGCTGGCGCAGGGCGTGGCCGAGAGGGTGGAGGCAGAGATCGGTCTCGGCGTCGCCTCCGCCGAAGGATGA